In the Streptomyces sp. WMMC940 genome, CTCCTCCGTCACCTTCACGGTGGGGAACCTTTCGCGGAACGGACGTACGGCCCGGGCGAGCGCCGATGTCATTTCGGCCTGCACGCCCGAGTCCGCGTCGCCGCCGGCCCGGTGCCGGTGGAAGAACGGGGCGTTCCAGCCGTGCACGACGCGGAGCGGGGCGTCGCGCCGCGCCGCGTGCTCGAAGGCGTACTCCAGCAGCTCGTCGCGGGCATCGGTCACGTCGAGGCCGAGGACCACCCTGCGCCGAGCGCCGGCGGGCGAGCCGTGCGGGTCCTCGCGGTAGTCCGGCCGTACCAGCACCACCGGCTCCTTGGCCCCTGCGACGACCTCCTGGCCCACGGAACCGATGATGAAGCCGCCCACGCTGCCGAGTCCGTGAGACCCGACGACGAGCTCATCGGCCCGGGAAGCCGCCTCCAGCAGGACGTTCGTGGGCGAGTCCTCGATCTCCTCGGCGGTCATCGCGAGCTCCGGCCTGCGGGACCGTACGCGCTCCTCCATCGCGCCGAGGACGCCTTCGGCCTCACCGGCCCGGTCCTCGTGGGACATCCGCACGGCCTGCGGCTGGTGCGCGATCCATTGGGTCGCGTACACCAGCCGCAGCGCCGCGCCGCGCAGCGCGGCCTCGTCGGCGGCCCAGTCCACGGCCGCGAGACTTCCGTCGGAGCCGTCCACTCCCACGACGATGGGTCGGGACATGCCGTCCTCCTTGCCTCGGGCTCTTGCGAAGGGCCGGACCCGGTGGGCGCGGCCGTCGACGCGAGAGGACACCTGATCAAGAAAGTACCGACTCCGGCGGAACGGCGCGATTCAGGGGATTACGGACAGTGACGGGTCGCACCGGCGCACACGCGCGGGCAACCGCCACCGGCCGTGCCCCTCTCCCTATCCGTGCACGGTCCGGTCCGCGACGACCCGTGCGGGAACTCCGACAGCAACGGTGTACGCCGGTATGTCGCGCGTGACGACCGCTCCGGCACCCACCACCGCGCCGGCGCCGACGTTCACCCCTGCGAGGACGGTCACATGAGCACCGAGCCACACGTCGGACCCGACGACAATGGGACCCAGGTCGTGGCCCTGGTCCCGGATGCGGCGCCCGCCGTCCGAATAGCGGTGGTTACCGCTGTTCACCACGGTGTACGGCCCGATCAGTGCGTGGTCCCCGATCGTGACCGGGGCGGGAGCGGTGATGTTCACGCCTCGGTTGATGAACACTTCGGTGCCGATCCTGATGTTGTGCGGATAGTGCATCGTCACGTCCGGAAAGACGCACAGGAGCGGACCGCACTCGGCGAGGGTGCGACTGTAGAACCAGGAGCGCATCTCGAGGTCCACGCCGACGGACGACGTACGGGCGAGGCGGTCCTGCAGGACGTGCCACGTGTGGGAGCCCCTGGCGACCGAGGGGACCAGCATGCGCAGAGCACCGAACTGGGCCCGTCTCCAGGACTGATGCACTCGGTAGAGAGGCTGCGCGGGCGGCACGCCCCGTTCGTACGCGTCGATCTCCCGTCTCATGCCCCTACAACCGACCGGCCAGAAGCGGACGCAGGTCGAGTTCGATCGGCTGGAGGAAGGGAACTCCCTCGACGAAGATCTCCTCCGCCGTGAGGCGGCCGGTGAGGTACTGCGCGGTGCGGATCCATCCGTTGTGACTCACCGCGACCGGCGACCCGTTCCGACTCGCCTCCGCGGCGTCTCGGAGGAACGACCGGATGCGTTGGAGGAAGGTGTCCAGGTCCTCCCCGCCGGGAGGCGTGAACCGTGGATCCAGGACGCCGCCGAGCGAGAAGGCCCGGGGATGGCGCTCACGCACCAGGTCGTGCGGCTGGCCCTCCCACTCACCGAGGCTGCGCTCCGCGAGTCTGGGGTCGGCTGTGACGGTGCTGGTGGGGAACAGGGCGTGTGCCGTTGACAGGGCCCGCCGAAGCGGTGACGCGAAGACGGGTGCGTAGCCCGCCTCTCCCAACCCGTCCGCCCTGGCGGCCGCTTCCTCAAGGCCCTGTGCCGTGGCCGCGACGTCCTTGCCGCCCATGAAGACCCGGGCACCGTTCGACTCGGTGGGGGCGTGCCGGATGACGGTCAAACGGTTCACGACCATGGTCGTCACACTCCTTTCCCGTGGCCGAAGGCAGCGGCGATGTGCCTCGCCACGTCATGAACAGCCGTCCGAGCACGGGTGATGGTGCGGGTCTGCATGACGAAGCCGTGCATCTGGTCCTCGAAATGCCAGTGCTCGGTCGGCACCCCGGCGGTTCGGAGGCGTCGGGCGTAGGCCGTTCCCTCGTCCTTGAGGGGGTCGAACTCCGCCGTGACCACCAGCGCCGGCGGGAGGCCGCCGAGGTTGCGGGCCCGAAGGGGGAACAGGTACCCGTCGTCCCGTGACCAGGACTCCGGCAGGTAGTTCCGCCAGGACCACTCCATGAACGGGAGGTTGAGCGAGTAGCCGTTCGCATGCTCGACGTAGGAACCGGTGGGTGGATCGAGGTAGTCCGTCACCGGGTAGATGAGCACCTGCTGCACGAGGCGCGGGCCACCTCGGTCACGGGCGAGGAGTGCGAGGGCGGCGGCGATGGTGCCACCGGAACTGTCGCCGGCGACGGCGATCCTCGTCGCGTCGGCCTGCAGACGACCGGGGTTGTCCACCACCCATTCGAGCACCCTCCACGCGTCGTCCAGCGCAGCGGGGTACTTGTTCTCCGGAGCGCGGCGGTAGTCCACGGAGAGGAAGGCGCTGCGGGAGCCGTTGGCCAGCAGGGTGCAGAGCCTGTCGTGGGTGTCGAGGTCGTTGACGGTCCAGCCGCCTCCGTGGAAGAAGAGAACCAGTGGCAGCTCATCGCCTTTTGACGGATGGTAGAGACGGGCGGGGATGTCTCCGTGTCCTGCCGGGACGCACACGTCCCGGACGGTCTCGATGGGCTCGGAATCACCCTGGATGAAGGCGGTCCGCATGCGCTTGCGCGCTTCTTGGTGCGGAAGCGTGTAGACCGGCGGCAGACCACTGGCCGCGGCGGTGTCCAGAAGTGCTTGTGCTTGCGGATCGAGCGTGCTCATGGCCCCTCGTTGGTGCGGTGGTAGGAATACACCTGGTGGAGTTCCGCTTCGACCGTGCCGGGGCAGTCCGAGAGAATACCCGCAAGGTCGGCGTCGCGGTCGAAGTCGCGTATGGCAACGAAATCCCGCCCGGCCAGGGACTGGTCGAGGGAGATCCGCTGCCCGGCTATGCGGAGATGGTCTTCGCCGTAGGCGAGGTCGAGAGGCCGCAGGGAGCGCACTCCGAGGCCGTGCGGCGTCAGGACGACGGGACCTCGCGCGGTGGTTGTACGGTTGTTGCCGCCGCAGTGGGCCCGGATGAGGTAGAGCGGAGCACCCGGGCGCGTGAGCAGAAGCGACAACGGCCGCTCTCCGGGGAGCCACTGGCAACCGATGGCGATCGAGGCGGGGTCGGGCATACCGTAGTGGAGGACCGACAACACCTCGTCCGTGACGCGTGCCTCCGCCCCGAGGATGAGAGCGGCGCAGAGGCGCTGACGTTCACGCTGGTAGTCCTCGAGCATGGCCACCATGCGCGCGAAGCGTTCAGCCGGACTCCCGCTCAAATAGCGCAGATATCTTCCGTGGTGCCCCACGAAGACCCGGATCTCGTTGTGGTACCAGTTCCCGGGAGCGGGATACAGACCGTTGTACTGGTTCTTGAACTCTGCCGCCGAGGAATGCAGCACCAAGTAACGCCCTTCCGGCAGCACGCCGGCCGTACGGTTCTCGGCCAGAATCACGAAGTGGTTGCCGCTGGTGAAGTTCCATACGAAGCTCGACTTCTCGGTCAACGTCGTTCGGGCAGCCTCGATGCGCCTACGAAAGTCGCGCTCATCGACGAAGTCGTCCTCGATGCGGAACAGGGCCACACCGCAGAGGTTCACGGTGGCGTCGACAGGAATCATCGGAACGGTGCTGTCCCAATGATAGTAGGCACCGGTGAAGAATCCGCCGTGGATCCTGCGCACATTGTGCGGGAGCCCCAGGTCGGGCATCGGGATGATCTCCGCGTCGCAGTCGCGCCCGGAAACCAGACTCGCCACTTGGGAAAGGAGATGCTCGGTCGTGTGGAGCTGTGCGATGATCTCGCGTTGCGTGCTGTCCGGAGCGCGCAGCGTTCTCATGACTGCCTCCTGGAGGGAGTCGCGCAGGTTGCGTCCAGTGCCCGGGCGCGGGCGGCGCGGTCCGCGAGCCCGAGCTTACTGTAGAGTTCCGCCGCAATGCGCAGTACTTTACTGGCACTGCGGTATTCACCGAGTCGGTGGTGGGATTCGCCGAGCAACCAATGCAGATCCGCCTGATATCGCCGGTCGGCGATGCTGGCAATGGGCTCTGTTCGTTCGGCGAGATCACAGAGGACTTCATGTGCCGCCGCCGTCCCCGCATCCATGGACAAACGGAGTTCTGCCACCTGAAGGTCGATCAGGAGTTCCGCACGCCGGTAGCCGTGGTGTCTGGCGTGTTCGCGGGCTTGGGCGAAGAGCGTCAGCGCTTCCTCGTTGCGCGTCCCCGTTCGCGCGAGGCAGATCGCCAGCCATCGCAGGTTGGCGCTGTAGTTCGCAGGTCCCAGTGCTGCGGGATCCGTCAGGTTGGCTCGCCACTGCTCCTCCGCCTCCGACAGGCGGTTCTGCGCGAGCAGGTGCAGCGCGCGGGCATGCCGGTACTCTCCGAGCTGCCTCTCGCCGATGCCGCCGGAGCCGTCGGACAGAATGGCTTCGAGACGGGTCAGAATCTCCTGGGTGCCGTCCTGGTTCTCCTGCTTGGCGGAAATGTTCAGGTGGTAGACGAGAGCGTCGAACTCCTCGTTGTCGTCCCCGATGCGTCGAGCGGCGTCGGCACGCATGAGGTGGACGTTCGGCTGTGTCGCCCATAAAC is a window encoding:
- a CDS encoding acyltransferase, which codes for MRREIDAYERGVPPAQPLYRVHQSWRRAQFGALRMLVPSVARGSHTWHVLQDRLARTSSVGVDLEMRSWFYSRTLAECGPLLCVFPDVTMHYPHNIRIGTEVFINRGVNITAPAPVTIGDHALIGPYTVVNSGNHRYSDGGRRIRDQGHDLGPIVVGSDVWLGAHVTVLAGVNVGAGAVVGAGAVVTRDIPAYTVAVGVPARVVADRTVHG
- a CDS encoding alpha/beta hydrolase encodes the protein MSTLDPQAQALLDTAAASGLPPVYTLPHQEARKRMRTAFIQGDSEPIETVRDVCVPAGHGDIPARLYHPSKGDELPLVLFFHGGGWTVNDLDTHDRLCTLLANGSRSAFLSVDYRRAPENKYPAALDDAWRVLEWVVDNPGRLQADATRIAVAGDSSGGTIAAALALLARDRGGPRLVQQVLIYPVTDYLDPPTGSYVEHANGYSLNLPFMEWSWRNYLPESWSRDDGYLFPLRARNLGGLPPALVVTAEFDPLKDEGTAYARRLRTAGVPTEHWHFEDQMHGFVMQTRTITRARTAVHDVARHIAAAFGHGKGV
- a CDS encoding histidine phosphatase family protein, which encodes MVVNRLTVIRHAPTESNGARVFMGGKDVAATAQGLEEAAARADGLGEAGYAPVFASPLRRALSTAHALFPTSTVTADPRLAERSLGEWEGQPHDLVRERHPRAFSLGGVLDPRFTPPGGEDLDTFLQRIRSFLRDAAEASRNGSPVAVSHNGWIRTAQYLTGRLTAEEIFVEGVPFLQPIELDLRPLLAGRL
- a CDS encoding universal stress protein, producing the protein MSRPIVVGVDGSDGSLAAVDWAADEAALRGAALRLVYATQWIAHQPQAVRMSHEDRAGEAEGVLGAMEERVRSRRPELAMTAEEIEDSPTNVLLEAASRADELVVGSHGLGSVGGFIIGSVGQEVVAGAKEPVVLVRPDYREDPHGSPAGARRRVVLGLDVTDARDELLEYAFEHAARRDAPLRVVHGWNAPFFHRHRAGGDADSGVQAEMTSALARAVRPFRERFPTVKVTEESAPGRPAGQLVEAAADARLVVVGRRRTDSGSHIGSITHAVIHHAACPVAVVPHG